The following coding sequences lie in one Bacteroidota bacterium genomic window:
- a CDS encoding PAS domain S-box protein gives MNHSDITASNQHELSILASEKRYKSLFDFMHDACVILEFNVEQNQYIIVEVNQAFEEIEGLSREKVLNKQLLQLFPSIEKSGLIAIINEVHHDGKKRHHKTFIYENEIVKRVHHNVLFNIDEDKIVIIYNDITSKYITNELLKKSEEKYRSLVENIHEALIVEDVNGKLVYVNDRFCKMFGYNENELKLLTLKDYTAPEWHEQILERHFARMNGKEVSTNFEYEGLRKDGTKIWIEARVNTLVEAGVITGTLSLEKDISERKAADAELKEYRENLEKMVNERTKELETKNMELESFNNLFIGREFRIKELRDQVKDLENQLAEYMR, from the coding sequence ATGAATCATAGTGATATAACAGCGTCAAATCAGCATGAATTGTCAATTCTTGCAAGTGAAAAGAGGTATAAAAGCCTGTTTGATTTTATGCATGATGCTTGTGTTATTTTGGAATTTAATGTTGAACAAAATCAATATATAATTGTTGAAGTTAATCAGGCTTTTGAAGAAATTGAAGGATTGTCACGAGAAAAGGTGTTAAACAAACAACTGCTTCAACTATTCCCCTCAATTGAAAAATCGGGTTTAATTGCCATTATTAATGAGGTGCACCATGATGGAAAGAAAAGACATCATAAGACATTCATTTATGAAAATGAAATTGTAAAGCGAGTTCATCATAATGTCTTGTTTAATATTGATGAGGATAAAATTGTCATTATCTATAATGATATAACCAGTAAGTATATTACAAACGAACTTCTTAAAAAGAGTGAAGAAAAGTACCGCTCATTAGTTGAAAATATTCATGAGGCTTTAATTGTTGAGGATGTTAATGGTAAATTAGTATATGTAAATGATCGTTTTTGCAAAATGTTTGGTTACAACGAAAATGAGCTAAAACTATTGACCTTAAAGGATTATACAGCTCCAGAGTGGCATGAGCAGATTTTAGAAAGGCATTTTGCTCGAATGAATGGTAAAGAGGTTTCAACAAATTTTGAGTATGAAGGACTTCGTAAAGATGGAACAAAAATTTGGATTGAAGCACGTGTAAATACCTTGGTAGAAGCTGGTGTAATTACCGGGACTCTTTCACTTGAAAAGGATATCAGTGAGCGAAAAGCGGCCGATGCAGAATTGAAAGAATATCGAGAGAATTTAGAGAAAATGGTTAATGAAAGAACAAAAGAGCTGGAAACAAAAAATATGGAGCTGGAAAGTTTTAACAATCTTTTTATAGGACGCGAATTCAGAATTAAGGAGCTACGAGACCAAGTAAAGGATTTGGAAAATCAATTAGCTGAATATATGAGGTAA
- a CDS encoding PAS domain S-box protein, whose amino-acid sequence MTHKKEAEKGINEQELNLQLVFDSTLQLLKFDNIQDIFDFSSKKIHELLNSKSIVIITEFDESISTWKICSISGMDGLEKMSSLIGIDVAEMTGKVDSKFADEIVEGELTRLSDSLVDLTGGNISRNLEPIIKKIIGFKAVYTIAFKKDTRFYGNVTIIQRNRSAEPDKELIESFIKIVSLFIDKLSLKKQLKESEERFALAVKGSHDGIWDWIDLQQEEYWWSDKVFKIFGFEPNEFKPTISFWKNRIHPDDVDRVNKALKNSIDSNTPYAVEYRCKNKENSYLWLHAKGETLQNEKGKAIRMTGSVSDITDKKNAELSLLKSEQTYRVLFENSSDPTLIIENDKFIKCNNATVDFLGYQSKDEIEGKFPWELSPEKQPDGKNSKTKAAEMIQIAFDKGSNRFEWMHTKANGEERIIDVSLTNIPKLNQVYTVWRDITESKIAQEELKKSEHKYRSLVDDMNEGLMQTDLNDRIEYVNASICRMLDYQTEELIGKIGYDTIVFEEDKGLIVESNLRRGVSIADRYMIRLKKKDGSPLWTQISGSSIINEHNQVISTIGLITDITEMKKTQDELQEHRDKLEDKVKQRTLELEEKNELLERMNDVFVGREFRIKELRVKIDELNQQLDELR is encoded by the coding sequence ATGACACACAAAAAAGAAGCTGAAAAGGGCATTAATGAGCAGGAATTAAATCTGCAATTAGTTTTTGACTCAACCTTGCAATTGTTAAAGTTTGACAATATTCAGGATATTTTCGACTTTAGCTCAAAAAAAATTCATGAATTGCTAAACTCAAAATCAATCGTTATTATTACGGAATTTGATGAATCAATAAGTACGTGGAAAATTTGTTCTATTTCAGGCATGGATGGACTAGAGAAAATGTCTTCACTGATAGGAATTGATGTTGCGGAAATGACAGGAAAAGTAGATTCTAAATTTGCTGATGAAATTGTTGAAGGTGAGCTTACCAGATTATCGGATAGTTTAGTTGACTTAACTGGTGGAAATATATCCAGAAATTTAGAGCCAATAATTAAAAAAATTATAGGTTTCAAGGCAGTTTATACAATAGCATTTAAAAAAGACACGCGCTTTTACGGCAATGTAACAATTATTCAGCGAAACAGAAGTGCAGAGCCTGACAAAGAACTAATCGAATCATTCATCAAAATCGTTTCATTATTCATCGACAAACTGAGTTTGAAGAAACAATTAAAAGAAAGTGAAGAGCGTTTTGCATTGGCTGTTAAAGGTTCTCACGATGGAATTTGGGACTGGATAGATTTGCAACAGGAAGAGTATTGGTGGTCGGATAAGGTATTTAAGATTTTTGGATTTGAACCAAATGAATTTAAGCCTACTATTTCGTTTTGGAAAAACCGTATCCATCCTGATGATGTCGACAGGGTCAATAAAGCACTAAAGAATAGTATTGATTCCAACACACCATATGCTGTTGAATATAGATGCAAAAACAAAGAAAACAGCTATTTATGGTTGCATGCAAAAGGTGAAACCTTACAAAATGAAAAAGGCAAAGCCATACGAATGACTGGCTCAGTATCGGACATTACAGATAAGAAGAATGCAGAATTATCCTTGCTAAAAAGCGAGCAAACGTATCGGGTATTGTTCGAAAACTCATCAGATCCAACCCTGATTATTGAAAACGATAAATTCATCAAATGCAACAATGCAACTGTTGATTTTTTGGGCTATCAATCGAAAGATGAAATTGAGGGAAAATTTCCCTGGGAATTATCACCTGAAAAACAACCCGATGGTAAGAATTCCAAAACGAAAGCTGCCGAAATGATTCAAATAGCTTTTGATAAAGGATCTAACCGGTTTGAATGGATGCATACCAAAGCCAATGGAGAAGAAAGAATTATTGATGTTTCGTTGACCAATATTCCTAAATTAAATCAGGTTTATACAGTTTGGAGAGATATTACTGAGAGCAAAATAGCTCAGGAGGAGCTTAAGAAAAGTGAACATAAGTACCGTTCTTTGGTTGATGATATGAACGAAGGATTGATGCAAACCGACTTAAATGATAGAATTGAATATGTTAATGCGAGTATTTGCCGGATGTTGGATTACCAGACAGAAGAATTAATAGGTAAAATTGGTTACGACACCATTGTTTTTGAAGAAGATAAAGGGCTTATTGTTGAAAGTAATTTACGAAGAGGTGTGAGTATAGCTGACAGATATATGATCAGGCTAAAGAAAAAAGATGGAAGCCCACTTTGGACACAAATAAGTGGCTCCTCGATTATTAATGAACATAATCAAGTTATAAGTACCATTGGTTTAATAACGGATATAACAGAAATGAAAAAAACACAGGACGAATTGCAGGAACATCGAGATAAACTAGAAGATAAGGTTAAGCAAAGAACACTTGAGTTGGAGGAAAAAAATGAGTTACTTGAGCGCATGAACGATGTATTTGTGGGTCGAGAGTTTAGGATTAAGGAACTTAGAGTAAAAATAGATGAGTTAAATCAACAATTAGACGAATTGAGGTAA
- a CDS encoding PAS domain S-box protein, which translates to MKMQQGKTISIKKGLFYLINTIVFVTIVLFALIWFLQEYNELKSRIAELEESHKQRQKDYLVSELNHYISQIDLFRAYSSNLEEDSIKMELIKQAQKQKIDFGGYIFINEYAGQALLFDGQIMTDSFNVSDMTDPSGKRLFDIEKEAFHTENGLFMNYEFKPTNSDIPEPKLSYMKGYSDWGWIIGVGIYVSKPNKEIAQLNSHFENESKLKLLKSLLLLFFFASLTYFILRYINKRLLMQISIFKEFLHKAAFNEEEIKLNDLLFQELRDIAVAVNNMTKESHTLNTKIREQDHHIKSIFEAADNIAFIITDIQGENSVITEFSPGAENIFGYRKEEIIGKEVAILHRKQDVKRFPLMQKLLTKGKKGFDGETVLINKQGEEFPALFTLHPLMKDNEIIATIGVAINISQRKKAENALKLLKENLEQKVSDRTTELQKRYDELQEKNDELEKYNTLFVGREFRIKELREKVKELEKIIQTK; encoded by the coding sequence ATGAAAATGCAACAAGGAAAAACAATTAGCATTAAAAAAGGACTCTTTTATTTAATTAATACAATCGTTTTTGTAACCATTGTCTTATTTGCTCTCATTTGGTTTTTGCAGGAATATAATGAGTTGAAATCAAGAATAGCTGAACTCGAAGAGAGCCACAAGCAAAGGCAGAAAGACTATTTGGTTAGTGAGTTAAATCACTATATTAGTCAAATTGATTTATTTAGAGCTTATAGCAGCAATTTGGAAGAAGATTCTATCAAAATGGAGTTAATTAAACAGGCTCAAAAACAAAAGATTGATTTTGGCGGTTATATTTTTATTAATGAGTACGCTGGTCAGGCACTTTTATTTGATGGACAAATTATGACCGATTCATTTAATGTTTCTGATATGACCGATCCTTCAGGAAAAAGACTCTTCGATATCGAAAAGGAGGCATTTCATACAGAAAATGGCTTGTTTATGAATTATGAATTTAAACCAACAAATTCAGATATTCCTGAACCCAAATTGTCTTATATGAAAGGTTATTCAGACTGGGGATGGATTATTGGTGTCGGAATTTATGTGTCAAAACCCAACAAGGAAATTGCCCAATTGAATAGCCATTTTGAAAATGAAAGCAAGCTTAAGCTTTTAAAATCGTTGCTTTTATTATTCTTTTTTGCTTCGCTTACCTATTTTATACTCAGATATATTAACAAGCGATTGCTCATGCAAATATCTATTTTTAAAGAATTCTTACATAAAGCTGCTTTTAATGAAGAGGAAATAAAGTTAAATGATTTGCTATTTCAAGAACTTCGTGATATAGCAGTTGCTGTTAATAATATGACCAAAGAAAGCCATACGTTAAATACTAAAATAAGAGAGCAAGATCACCATATAAAATCAATTTTTGAGGCAGCCGACAATATTGCGTTCATTATCACCGATATACAGGGAGAGAACTCAGTCATTACAGAATTTAGTCCGGGAGCAGAAAATATATTCGGTTATAGGAAAGAAGAAATTATTGGAAAAGAAGTCGCCATTTTACATAGGAAACAAGATGTGAAGCGATTTCCACTCATGCAAAAATTACTTACAAAGGGGAAAAAGGGCTTTGATGGCGAAACTGTATTAATCAACAAGCAAGGCGAAGAGTTCCCTGCATTATTCACCCTGCATCCTTTGATGAAAGACAATGAAATTATTGCAACTATAGGGGTTGCCATTAATATCAGTCAAAGAAAAAAGGCAGAAAATGCCTTGAAACTTTTAAAAGAAAATCTGGAACAAAAAGTGAGCGATCGAACAACTGAATTACAAAAAAGATATGACGAGCTACAAGAGAAAAATGACGAGCTTGAAAAATACAATACTCTTTTTGTAGGGCGCGAATTCAGGATCAAAGAACTAAGAGAGAAAGTGAAGGAATTAGAAAAAATCATCCAAACAAAATAA